A segment of the Paraburkholderia fungorum genome:
TGTCGGCAGAAAGCCGACTGCCATCGTCGAGAAGCCCATCAGGAACATGCAGACCAGCAGGACGTTCTTGCGGCCGTGCGTGTCGCCCCAATGCCCGAGAACCAGTGCGCCGATCGGCCGGGCGACGTAACCCACGCCGTAAGTGGCGAGCGACGCGACGATCGCGATCTTCGGGTTGCCCGAGGGAAAGAACAGTTGGGGAAAGATTAGTGCGGCGGCCTGCGCGTAGATGAAGAAATCGTAGTACTCGAGCGCCGAGCCAATCCAGCCGCTGGCGGTCGCTTTGCGAGCCTGCGAGCGATGTGCGTGCGCGTCCGGCGATGCATTCGTTTCCATATCGTCTCCTGAGCGGAAGTGTTTTTTATCAGCTTCTATGGCTGACTCATTGGGCGTCCTGAAAGCACAACAATGCAAGCCAGGACTTTCCGGGACATGTGGCCCAGGTTTCCTGTCCAGCGGGTTTGCCGCAGTGCGGCATTCAACGGTGAGCCGGGATGCAGCACAGGGTTAACCATTGATTGGGTATCCGGAATATTGCGTCCGGCCTGCTTTGCTTGCCCGATCGATTCGTTACGGCTAGGGTAATGTGCTTCTGCACCGACACAATGCGCCCCGATGGAAAATCAGAATGCGCTCACAGCCAATAATGAATCTTTCCTGCGCGATCTCCAGTTGTTCTGCAACATCGCCCGGCGGGGAAGCTTTATCGCGGCATCGACGGAAATGGGTTTGTCGCCTTCGCATGTGAGCAAGCGCATCGCGATGCTGGAGGCGAGTCTCGGCGTGAAACTGTTTCAGCGGACCACGCGGCGCGTCAGCGTGACGAGCGACGGCGAAGCCGCTTTGCAGTGGGCGCAGAAAATACTCGACGACGTGCAAGGCATGGCCGACGCATTCGCCGATCGCCGCACCGAATTGCGCGGCCTGCTGCGTATCAGCACGAGCTTGCGGCTTGGCCGCAAACATGTGTCGCCGATTCTCGCGATGCTGCGCGAGCGTCATCCGAATCTGGAGCTGTGGCTCGAGTTGCTGGACCGTCGCGCGGATCTGGTCGGTGAGAATTTCGACATCGACGTACGTGTGGGCGAAGTGCACGAGCCGCATCTGATCGCACACAGGATGGTGGAGAGCGCGCGCATTCTGTGCGCGTCGCCGGCGTATCTGGAAAGGCGCGGCATGCCGCTCGATCCCGGTGAGCTGGCGCAGCACGACTGCCTCGTGTTTCGCGGACGCGACGACCGCTTCGGCGTCTGGCGGCTCGCCGGACCCAACGGAGAGAAGAGCGTCAAAGTGACAGGTACGGTCGCGTCGAATCTCAGCGATATCGTCGTGCAATGGGCGCGAGACGGTTACGGGATCGTGATGGTGTCGATCTGGGACGTCGCCGAAAGCCTGCGCGCGGGCGAACTCGTGCGCGTGCTGCCGGACTACCAGCAATCCGCCGATGTGTGGGCGGTCACGGCGGAGCGGCTGTCGTCGTCGGCGAAGATTCAGGTGTGTATCGAGTTCCTGCGGGAGCAGTTGACCAGCGGCCCCTATGCGCTGGTAACGCGTGGCGTGGGCGGGTTTTGAAGCGGCGTGAAACCCCGTTCACGCCGCTTTACTTCGCAAGCTTCATTCAGCACCGGGTCACTTCTTGCCGAGCCCACCTACCAGTCCGCCCACCGCGCCCGTGACAGGCGAGAGCAAGCCGCCGACTGCACTGGTCGTGCTGGTTGTGGTCGCCGAAAGACCCGCCGTCGCCGTGACGCTCGCCGACGAACTCGTGCTCTTGCCCGACGAAGTCGAGCCGGCCGGTGTCGTTACGCTGCCAAGGGTGCCCGTCACGGATGAGACGAGGCCGGTGATCGGCGAGGTCAGTGCGTTGCTGCCGCCGCCGGTTGCGCCGCTGAGCGAGCCGGTTACCGTCGAAGTCAGTGCGGCGACCGGGTTGGTGCCGCTCGTCGAGCCGGTTGCCGCTGTGATGCCCGACAGCGTGCTGGCGATGCCGTTGCTGCTGCCGCCCGTCAGCAGGCCGCCCGTCGATGCCACCGTCTTGCCCGTATCGGCGACGACGCTCCCTAGTCCTGCCGTGACCGGATTGCCGCCGCTGGTCGCGAGCAGCGCGCCGGTCTTGTCGAGCGTGCCGCCGACCGTGGCCAGCACGCCGTTGACCGGCGCGCCGAGACCCGTGGTCGTGCCGACAGTTTGCGTCGTCTGCACCAGCACGGATTCGATTGGAGCGACCGCTGAACTCACGCTGCTGGTGACCTGCTGAACCGGGCCGGTGGTGACCGCGCTGCTGAGCGAGGTGCCGAGGTTGGACACCGTGCCGCCGAGCGCATCGACGGCGCCGCCCACGGGCGTGGTGACGGTCGCGAGCGGCGCGAGCGCGCCGCTGCCGAGGCTGCCGACCAGCGTACCCGCGTTGCTTACCGCTTTGCCGGCGTAGTCGACAGCGCCGCCTACGCTGGCGGCGGTGGTGCCGACTCCGTCCGTGCCGGTGCCGAGTTGTCCCAGCCCGGCGGAGATGCCGTTGCCGAGCGTCGCGACGCTGCCTCCCACGTTCTGGACGATGCCGCCAGCGGCCTGGGTGGTTTGTGCGTCGCTGACCGGCAAGGTCTGCGAGCCGATCACGGTGCCGACGCCGGAAACGGTGTTGCCCGCGTCAGTGACGACATTGCCGGAATTGCCTACGGTCTGGCTCAGCGCGTTGGGTGTCGTCGTACTGCCTGTCGTATTGCCGCCGGACGACGTCCCCGTGCCGCCGCTCGTCCCGCTCGATGAACCGCCTGCGCTGGCAGTCGAACCGGTGGTGCCCGAGCCTGCGGCCAGTGCGCCGCCGCCTTGACTGCCGGTTCCTGAACTCAGCGCGCCGGACCCGCCGCACGCACTGAGAGAAAGGACCGCGGCCACCGAGGCCGCGATCAAGCTGGTACGCAACGTACCGTCGGTCGTTTGAATCTTCATGTTGCCCTCGGCTCTCGTGTGTCGTTATGAAGGTGCTGATTTTTTCAGCACCTAGCTTCGTCAACGGCTTGAAAGTAAGGAACTGGAGGCGGGTTTTCCCGCGTTTTTACACTTTTAAAATGGCGACGGATTAATGCAAATTGATCTGAAAAAGAATGCCGATCCATGCAACTTGGCCGCTTTTATTTAAGCGAACGTGTGAATGAATTCGCGTGTTGCCGATGAATTGAATGCGGCTTGGGCCAATACAGTTGACGTTTGCAAAACAGCACAGTGAGGCGCGGTTTTATTACGCTGTATCGGGAATACGATCCGCGCCGTCGATTACAGTTGGCGGGTCAATTTTTCCTACGACCCGGCGTGGTCCTCCTATCTGCCGTGGTCAATCCCGAACCCGAGGTCAGGACATGAATGCAGTGAACGAACAGGCGCAGTTGTCGGTGCAGCAGTTGAGCCACTACATCGGCGGTGCGGTTGTGGCGCCGACAGGCGGCCGCTTCAAGGATGTGTTCAATCCGGCCACTGGCAAGGTGACTGCTTCGGTGGCGCTGGCATCGGTTGAAGAAGTCGATGCGGCGGTCAGCGCAGCGAAGGCCGCGTTTCCTGCGTGGAGCGAAACCGCGCCGATCAAGCGCGCCCGCATTCTGTTCAAGTTCAAGGAACTGCTGAACCAGCATCACGACGAACTCGCGATGCTGATCACACGCGAACACGGCAAGGTATTCACCGACGCGCAAG
Coding sequences within it:
- a CDS encoding collagen-like triple helix repeat-containing protein; the encoded protein is MKIQTTDGTLRTSLIAASVAAVLSLSACGGSGALSSGTGSQGGGALAAGSGTTGSTASAGGSSSGTSGGTGTSSGGNTTGSTTTPNALSQTVGNSGNVVTDAGNTVSGVGTVIGSQTLPVSDAQTTQAAGGIVQNVGGSVATLGNGISAGLGQLGTGTDGVGTTAASVGGAVDYAGKAVSNAGTLVGSLGSGALAPLATVTTPVGGAVDALGGTVSNLGTSLSSAVTTGPVQQVTSSVSSAVAPIESVLVQTTQTVGTTTGLGAPVNGVLATVGGTLDKTGALLATSGGNPVTAGLGSVVADTGKTVASTGGLLTGGSSNGIASTLSGITAATGSTSGTNPVAALTSTVTGSLSGATGGGSNALTSPITGLVSSVTGTLGSVTTPAGSTSSGKSTSSSASVTATAGLSATTTSTTSAVGGLLSPVTGAVGGLVGGLGKK
- a CDS encoding LysR family transcriptional regulator; the encoded protein is MENQNALTANNESFLRDLQLFCNIARRGSFIAASTEMGLSPSHVSKRIAMLEASLGVKLFQRTTRRVSVTSDGEAALQWAQKILDDVQGMADAFADRRTELRGLLRISTSLRLGRKHVSPILAMLRERHPNLELWLELLDRRADLVGENFDIDVRVGEVHEPHLIAHRMVESARILCASPAYLERRGMPLDPGELAQHDCLVFRGRDDRFGVWRLAGPNGEKSVKVTGTVASNLSDIVVQWARDGYGIVMVSIWDVAESLRAGELVRVLPDYQQSADVWAVTAERLSSSAKIQVCIEFLREQLTSGPYALVTRGVGGF